From one Gallionella capsiferriformans ES-2 genomic stretch:
- the nuoH gene encoding NADH-quinone oxidoreductase subunit NuoH, whose protein sequence is MDWLLPVQNLLGPAWLPIWTVVKIMLIVAPLMGAVAYLTLAERKVIGWMQIRIGPNRVGYFGLLQPLADGLKLFMKEIIVPSGSNKFLFVIAPIMVLMPALAAWAVVPFNAELVLSNANAGLLYILAMTSLGVYGVIIAGWASNSKYAFLGCLRSAAQIVSYEIAMGFALVTVLMAAQSLNLGDIVKGQHGNYGMLNWYIIPLFPMFVVYLISGVAETNRAPFDVAEGESEIVAGFHVEYSGMAFALFFLGEYANMILVAFLTSIMFLGGWLSPVPFLPDSIVWMLGKVAFVLFLFLWFRATFPRYRYDQLMRLGWKVFIPVSLIWVVVVGAWMQTSYWLW, encoded by the coding sequence ATGGACTGGCTACTACCCGTACAAAACCTGTTAGGACCAGCCTGGTTGCCGATCTGGACGGTCGTCAAGATTATGCTGATCGTAGCCCCCCTGATGGGTGCGGTGGCTTATCTGACACTGGCAGAGCGCAAGGTGATCGGCTGGATGCAGATTCGTATCGGCCCTAATCGCGTCGGCTATTTCGGTCTGTTGCAGCCATTGGCAGACGGTTTAAAGCTGTTTATGAAGGAAATTATCGTGCCTTCCGGCTCGAACAAGTTCCTCTTCGTGATTGCGCCAATTATGGTGTTGATGCCGGCCCTCGCTGCTTGGGCGGTGGTACCGTTCAATGCCGAACTGGTGTTGTCGAACGCCAATGCGGGGCTGTTGTATATTCTGGCGATGACCTCCTTGGGCGTGTACGGCGTGATCATCGCGGGCTGGGCATCGAATTCCAAGTACGCCTTTCTTGGCTGCCTGCGTTCGGCGGCACAGATCGTGTCCTACGAAATCGCGATGGGATTTGCACTGGTCACTGTGCTGATGGCGGCACAGAGTCTGAATCTGGGCGATATCGTCAAAGGGCAGCACGGCAACTACGGCATGCTTAACTGGTACATCATTCCGCTGTTTCCGATGTTCGTGGTCTATCTGATATCCGGTGTGGCGGAAACCAACCGTGCGCCGTTTGACGTCGCCGAGGGCGAATCTGAAATCGTAGCCGGTTTCCACGTTGAGTATTCAGGGATGGCGTTTGCACTGTTCTTCCTGGGCGAATATGCCAACATGATTTTGGTCGCATTTTTGACCTCGATCATGTTCCTGGGCGGCTGGCTGTCGCCGGTTCCCTTCCTGCCGGATAGCATCGTATGGATGCTGGGTAAGGTCGCCTTTGTGCTGTTCCTGTTCCTGTGGTTCCGTGCAACTTTCCCGCGCTACCGTTACGATCAGTTAATGCGTCTGGGCTGGAAGGTGTTTATTCCGGTATCGTTGATTTGGGTCGTGGTAGTGGGTGCGTGGATGCAAACCTCCTATTGGCTGTGGTAG
- the nuoK gene encoding NADH-quinone oxidoreductase subunit NuoK: MVTLSHYLVFSAVLFAISVVGIFLNRKNVIILLMSIELMLLAVNTNFVAFSHYLNDTAGQVFVFFILTVAAAEAAIGLAILVVLFRNLRTINVDDLGSLKG; the protein is encoded by the coding sequence ATGGTAACCCTCTCACATTATCTGGTGTTTAGCGCGGTGCTGTTTGCCATCAGCGTGGTAGGCATTTTCCTTAACCGGAAAAATGTCATCATTCTGCTGATGTCGATCGAACTGATGCTGCTGGCTGTGAACACCAACTTCGTTGCGTTTTCGCATTATTTGAACGACACGGCAGGTCAGGTGTTTGTATTTTTTATTCTGACCGTAGCGGCTGCTGAAGCTGCGATCGGACTTGCGATTCTGGTCGTGCTGTTCCGTAATTTGCGTACGATTAACGTCGATGATCTTGGCAGTTTGAAAGGCTGA
- the nuoI gene encoding NADH-quinone oxidoreductase subunit NuoI gives MEKIKDFFKTFLLIELLKGMALTGRYMFARKITVQFPDEKTPQSFRFRGLHAQRRYENGEERCIGCKLCEAVCPAMAIKIAVAEREDGTRRTTQYDIDLTKCIFCGFCEESCPVDAIVETRVFEYHGEKRGDLYYTKPMLLAVGDKHEAQIARDRAADSKYR, from the coding sequence ATGGAAAAAATCAAAGATTTCTTTAAGACGTTTCTGCTGATCGAACTGCTGAAGGGGATGGCGCTGACCGGACGTTATATGTTCGCCCGCAAGATCACCGTGCAGTTTCCAGACGAGAAGACGCCGCAGAGCTTCCGCTTTCGCGGATTGCATGCCCAGCGTCGCTATGAAAATGGCGAAGAGCGCTGTATCGGTTGTAAGCTGTGTGAAGCGGTGTGTCCTGCGATGGCGATCAAGATTGCCGTGGCCGAACGCGAAGATGGCACACGCCGCACGACGCAATATGACATCGATCTGACCAAGTGCATCTTCTGCGGTTTTTGCGAAGAATCCTGCCCGGTCGATGCGATTGTGGAGACGCGGGTTTTTGAGTATCACGGTGAAAAGCGCGGCGACTTGTATTACACCAAGCCGATGCTGCTGGCGGTAGGGGATAAGCACGAAGCGCAAATCGCCCGTGACCGTGCAGCAGACAGTAAGTACAGGTAA
- a CDS encoding NADH-quinone oxidoreductase subunit M, translated as MIFGLPVISVTIWLPILFGILVLATGDDKNAPLARLLALVGSVLGCLVTIPLYTGFDISTSNMQFVELHDWITRFNIHYHLGVDGISMLFILLNSFFTVIVVLAGWKVIEKRVAMYMAAFLVMSGIVNGVFAALDSILFYVFWEAMLIPMFIIIGIWGGPNRIYATMKFFLYTLLGSLLMLVALIYLYNLSGGSFAILDFHHLAIPMTAQILIFIAFFFAFAVKVPMFPVHTWLPDAHVEAPTGGSVVLAAIMLKVGAYGFLRFSMPITPDASHKLAGVMIALSLIAIVYIGLVALMQSDMKKLVAYSSISHMGFVTLGLFIFNAYGMEGALLQMLSHGFVAGALFLCIGVLYDRVHSRQIADYGGVVNKMPVFAAFFMLFAMANSGLPGTSAFVGEFMVIMGTIKVNFWYAFAAASTLIFGAAYTLWMYKRVIFGAVTNHHVEELTDINAREILIMTILAFFVLAMGIYPLPVSEILHASVNDLLLHVAHSKLPI; from the coding sequence ATGATTTTTGGATTACCTGTTATTAGCGTTACGATCTGGTTGCCTATTTTGTTTGGTATTCTGGTTCTGGCAACCGGCGACGATAAAAATGCGCCGCTGGCGCGTCTTCTGGCTCTGGTCGGCAGCGTGTTGGGTTGTCTTGTCACCATCCCGCTGTATACCGGATTCGATATTTCGACCAGTAACATGCAGTTCGTCGAATTACACGACTGGATCACGCGCTTCAATATCCATTATCACCTCGGGGTAGATGGCATCTCGATGCTGTTCATCCTGCTCAACAGTTTCTTTACCGTGATCGTGGTGCTGGCGGGCTGGAAAGTCATTGAAAAGCGCGTTGCGATGTACATGGCAGCTTTCCTGGTCATGTCCGGTATCGTCAACGGCGTGTTTGCCGCGCTCGATTCAATCCTGTTCTACGTGTTCTGGGAAGCGATGCTGATCCCGATGTTCATCATCATCGGTATCTGGGGTGGTCCTAACCGTATCTACGCGACGATGAAGTTTTTCCTGTACACCTTGTTGGGCTCCCTACTGATGCTGGTTGCGCTGATCTATCTGTACAACCTGTCCGGTGGCAGCTTCGCGATTTTAGACTTCCATCATCTGGCCATCCCGATGACAGCGCAGATCCTGATCTTCATTGCGTTCTTCTTCGCCTTTGCGGTGAAGGTGCCGATGTTTCCTGTGCACACCTGGTTACCGGATGCGCACGTTGAAGCGCCAACCGGTGGTTCTGTAGTGCTGGCAGCGATCATGTTGAAAGTGGGGGCGTACGGTTTCCTGCGCTTCTCAATGCCGATTACGCCGGATGCTAGCCATAAACTGGCAGGCGTGATGATCGCACTGTCTTTGATTGCCATCGTGTACATCGGTCTGGTCGCGCTGATGCAGTCAGACATGAAAAAGCTGGTTGCCTATTCATCGATCTCACACATGGGCTTTGTGACGCTGGGGTTGTTCATCTTCAACGCCTACGGCATGGAAGGCGCATTGCTGCAGATGCTCTCGCACGGTTTTGTCGCCGGTGCCTTGTTCCTGTGTATCGGCGTGCTGTATGACCGCGTGCACTCCCGTCAGATTGCCGATTACGGTGGTGTCGTCAACAAGATGCCCGTATTTGCGGCCTTCTTCATGCTGTTTGCAATGGCGAACAGCGGCTTGCCCGGCACCAGTGCGTTTGTCGGCGAGTTCATGGTGATCATGGGGACGATTAAGGTTAACTTCTGGTACGCTTTTGCCGCAGCCTCAACACTGATTTTCGGTGCGGCTTATACGTTGTGGATGTACAAGCGCGTGATTTTCGGTGCGGTGACTAACCATCATGTGGAAGAGTTGACTGACATCAATGCACGTGAAATTTTGATCATG
- the nuoL gene encoding NADH-quinone oxidoreductase subunit L yields MDIQTYYLLVPLAPLFGALAAGLFGKLLGRNMTHRITIAMVGVSLFSAIQIFQDVMAGHTFNGPVYTWLTSGDTSFHVGFLIDRLTVTMMLVVTSVSLMVHIYTIGYMSEDAGYQRFFSYISLFTFSMLMLVMSNNFMQLFFGWEAVGLVSYLLIGFWYTRPTAIYANLKAFLVNRVGDFGFLLGIGLVLMVFGTLDYAAVFANVAAHADDMAPIAGMSVNLLTAICILLFVGAMGKSAQFPLHVWLPDSMEGPTPISALIHAATMVTAGIFMVARMSPMFELSDTALSFVMIIGAITALFMGFLGIIQNDIKRVIAYSTLSQLGYMTVALGASAYPVAIFHLMTHAFFKALLFLGAGSVIIGMHHDQDIRNMGGVRKYMPITWITSLIGSLALIGTPFFSGFYSKDSIIEAVGMSHLAGSGFAYFAVVAGVFVTAFYSFRMYFLVFHGEERFGKAHHHEPVNAAKNADAHHDAHDGDHDDEEVSHDHHHGLAPGQKPHETPWVVWLPLVLLAIPSVIIGYIAIEPMLFGGYFKDAIYIGENHEVMHELHEEFHGAFAMALHSLTSLPLWLAIAGVASSAYFYLKRPDIPAAIQKRFQWIYTLLDNKYYFDRFNDWFYAGGARGLSSFLGKFADKFLIDGLMVNGTAGLVGKVSGVVRKLQSGYIYHYAFTMIVGVFILLTIRNWF; encoded by the coding sequence ATGGATATCCAAACCTATTATCTGTTAGTGCCGCTGGCACCTTTATTTGGTGCACTGGCAGCGGGTCTGTTCGGCAAGTTGCTCGGGCGCAACATGACGCACCGCATCACCATCGCGATGGTCGGCGTGTCCTTGTTCTCTGCCATTCAGATCTTTCAGGATGTGATGGCAGGTCACACCTTCAACGGCCCCGTCTACACGTGGCTGACATCAGGCGACACCAGTTTTCATGTGGGATTTTTAATTGACCGTCTGACCGTGACCATGATGCTGGTGGTGACCTCCGTGTCGCTAATGGTGCATATCTACACCATCGGCTATATGTCGGAAGATGCCGGTTATCAGCGTTTCTTCAGCTACATTTCGCTGTTCACCTTCTCGATGCTGATGCTGGTGATGTCAAATAACTTCATGCAACTGTTCTTCGGTTGGGAAGCGGTGGGTCTGGTGTCTTACCTGCTGATCGGTTTCTGGTATACGCGTCCAACCGCAATCTATGCCAACTTGAAAGCCTTTTTGGTTAACCGTGTCGGTGACTTTGGTTTCCTGCTCGGTATCGGTCTGGTATTGATGGTATTCGGTACGCTCGATTACGCCGCCGTCTTTGCTAATGTGGCAGCCCATGCGGATGACATGGCGCCTATCGCAGGCATGTCAGTCAATCTGCTCACCGCGATCTGTATTTTGCTGTTTGTCGGCGCGATGGGTAAATCAGCACAGTTCCCGCTGCACGTCTGGCTGCCCGATTCAATGGAAGGCCCGACACCGATTTCTGCGCTGATCCATGCGGCGACGATGGTGACGGCCGGTATCTTTATGGTGGCACGTATGTCACCGATGTTTGAACTGTCTGATACCGCCTTGTCCTTTGTGATGATTATCGGTGCGATTACCGCGCTGTTTATGGGATTCTTGGGGATTATCCAGAACGACATCAAGCGTGTGATTGCGTATTCGACCCTGTCCCAACTGGGTTATATGACGGTCGCGTTAGGCGCATCGGCATATCCAGTGGCAATCTTCCATCTGATGACCCATGCGTTCTTCAAGGCGCTGTTGTTCTTAGGTGCCGGTAGCGTGATTATCGGTATGCACCATGATCAGGACATCCGCAATATGGGCGGCGTGCGCAAATACATGCCGATCACCTGGATCACGTCCTTGATCGGATCGTTAGCGCTGATTGGAACACCGTTCTTCTCCGGATTCTATTCCAAGGACAGCATCATCGAAGCGGTTGGCATGTCGCATCTGGCAGGTTCAGGCTTTGCGTACTTTGCGGTGGTAGCCGGCGTGTTTGTGACGGCGTTCTATTCGTTCCGCATGTACTTCCTGGTATTCCACGGCGAAGAGCGTTTCGGCAAGGCGCATCATCACGAGCCTGTCAATGCTGCTAAGAATGCTGATGCACATCATGACGCCCACGACGGCGATCACGATGATGAAGAAGTCTCTCATGACCATCATCACGGGTTGGCACCGGGCCAAAAACCGCATGAAACACCGTGGGTAGTCTGGTTGCCGCTGGTGTTGCTGGCGATCCCGTCTGTGATCATCGGTTACATCGCGATTGAACCGATGTTGTTTGGCGGTTACTTCAAGGATGCCATCTATATCGGCGAGAACCATGAAGTGATGCATGAATTGCATGAAGAGTTCCACGGCGCATTTGCGATGGCGCTGCATTCACTGACCAGTCTGCCGCTGTGGCTGGCCATTGCAGGTGTGGCAAGTTCTGCTTACTTCTATCTGAAGCGTCCGGATATTCCTGCCGCGATTCAGAAGCGCTTTCAGTGGATCTATACTTTGCTCGACAACAAGTATTATTTCGATCGCTTCAATGACTGGTTTTACGCCGGTGGCGCGCGCGGCCTGAGTTCGTTCCTGGGTAAATTCGCTGATAAGTTCCTGATCGACGGCTTGATGGTAAACGGCACGGCAGGGCTGGTAGGTAAGGTGTCCGGTGTGGTGCGCAAGTTGCAATCGGGCTACATTTATCATTACGCGTTTACCATGATCGTCGGTGTGTTTATCTTGTTGACGATACGAAACTGGTTTTAA
- a CDS encoding NADH-quinone oxidoreductase subunit J — MSFFDVVFYLFATITVLAGVGVVVARNPVHAALFLVLAFCSAAGIWMLLEAEFLAITLILVYVGAVMVLFLFVVMMLDINLVKLREGFWRWFPFGALLAGLMVFEMVWVLGSRQTADVSKAIVHAADYSNTKELGRLIYTQYVYPFEIAAVILLVAMVAAIALTLRRRAGVKSQNVADQVKVKKADRLRIVSMKSEPRQP; from the coding sequence ATGAGTTTTTTTGATGTGGTTTTTTATCTGTTTGCGACGATTACGGTTCTGGCCGGCGTTGGTGTGGTGGTAGCCCGTAATCCGGTGCATGCAGCGTTGTTTCTGGTGCTGGCATTCTGTAGTGCGGCCGGAATCTGGATGCTGCTCGAAGCCGAGTTTTTGGCGATCACGCTGATTCTGGTTTACGTCGGTGCGGTCATGGTGCTGTTCCTGTTCGTGGTGATGATGCTGGATATCAATCTGGTGAAGCTGCGTGAAGGATTCTGGCGCTGGTTCCCTTTTGGCGCACTGCTCGCCGGTTTGATGGTGTTTGAGATGGTCTGGGTGTTAGGCTCGCGTCAGACAGCGGATGTATCCAAAGCGATCGTACACGCGGCCGATTACAGCAACACCAAAGAATTGGGTCGCTTGATCTACACCCAGTATGTGTATCCGTTTGAAATAGCTGCGGTTATCCTGCTGGTGGCGATGGTTGCCGCAATTGCGCTGACCTTGCGTCGCCGTGCCGGAGTTAAGTCGCAAAACGTAGCAGATCAGGTCAAGGTCAAGAAGGCGGATCGCTTGCGCATCGTGAGCATGAAGTCGGAACCAAGACAGCCGTAA